In one Aquila chrysaetos chrysaetos chromosome 24, bAquChr1.4, whole genome shotgun sequence genomic region, the following are encoded:
- the PTPN22 gene encoding tyrosine-protein phosphatase non-receptor type 22 yields the protein MHLTCPFPGSAGQSRSVSSNMDQREILLQNLERAEGKKLNREEFVDEFLKLKRQSTKYRSDKIYPTAASEQPENIKKNRYKDILPFDHSRVELSLITSDADSHYINANFIKGVYGPRAYIATQGPLPTTVTDFWRMIWEYEVLIVVMACMEFEMGKKKCERYWAEAGSSPLQCGPFSVACDTEEKKNEYVIRTLKVTLNGEIRTVHQFHYKNWPDHDVPSSIDPILELIGEIRCYQPDDSVPICIHCSAGCGRTGVICAIDYTQKLLKDGIVPVNFSIFSLIQEMRTQRPSIVQTKEQYELVYDAVIELFKRQIKALDAQEDSAASQVQRRHPVAKPLLTPVEDIYSLRLLTCSEQEEQDVHQRLPPVVQSKASLISLSATGVHDSLECGVPPIRQAISFGTLNFINCRKAAATEKQSAGDALQKHRSLEFNSISPEQLLLSLEPKGAGRRGLRGRAPLTRTASTPFVLAQQGEGWEWDGRDAKPVLSSQLPHACYSSFQVKKQDGFSPVELKHSSREADGPPSRRNRGQRPYSYLCSAEDPYFSSVSPDDPVSPVFAECFVEGQDALLPSCTASAPLQPAEASSPPPRPVSHHAPPLNDERIFSPTTLPQPDDDDPPPLPERTPESFIVASESGQFPLVTSDFHLPARNANIGTSLEWSGESHSEMFNDSARLRPCKSVKLQRPQTETTRDRSNSPPPLPERTPESFVLADAASLQPAARHSTTSPPGMENNASKTSSKEPMKCFRRSKSLKILKNVRKSICSPSSLTKPSESAPLNHSRSFLHFGFANRFSKPKGPRNPPPAWNI from the exons ATGCACTTGACATGTCCGTTCCCAGGTTCGGCAGGCCAGTCACGCTCCGTCTCCAGCAACATGGACCAAAGGGAAATTCTGCTGCAAAACCTGGAAAGGGCTGAAGGCAAGAAGCTCAACCGAGAAGAGTTTGTAGACGAGTTTTTG aagctgaaaaggcAGTCAACAAAGTATAGATCGGATAAAATCTACCCTACAGCAGCATCTGAGCAACCAGAGAACATCAAGAAGAACAGATACAAGGACATCTTACCCT TTGACCACAGCAGAGTGGAGTTGTCCCTGATTACATCAGATGCAGATTCTCATTACATCAATGCCAACTTCATCAAG GGTGTCTATGGGCCAAGAGCATACATTGCAACGCAGGGTCCTCTCCCCACTACTGTCACTGACTTTTGGAGGATGATTTGGGAGTATGAAGTCCTG attGTGGTCATGGCTTGTATGGAGTTTGAAATGGGAAAG AAGAAATGTGAGCGGTACTGGGCAGAGGCGGGCAGCTCTCCCCTGCAGTGTGGTCCTTTCTCCGTCGCCTGC GacactgaagagaagaaaaatgagtatgTGATTAGGACTTTAAAGGTGACCCTGAATGGG GAAATCCGCACTGTCCACCAGTTCCACTATAAAAACTGGCCAGACCACGATGTCCCCTCATCCATCGATCCCATCCTGGAACTCATCGGTGAGATTCGCTGCTACCAGCCGGACGACAGTGTCCCCATCTGCATCCACTGCAG TGCCGGCTGCGGGAGAACGGGAGTCATCTGTGCAATCGACTACACccagaagctgctgaaggacGGA ATTGTTCCAGtgaacttcagtatttttagtCTGATCCAGGAAATGCGCACGCAAAGGCCTTCCATAGTGCAGACCAAG GAGCAGTATGAGCTGGTTTATGATGCGGTGATTGAGCTCttcaaaaggcaaattaaagCACTTGATGCCCAGGAAGATTCTGCTGCTTCACAG GTACAAAGAAGGCATCCTGTAGCCAAGCCGCTTCTGACTCCAGTGGAAGACATATATTCTCTGAGATTACTAACCTG CTCGGAGCAAGAGGAACAGGATGTGCATCAACGTCTTCCTCCGGTGGTACAAAGCAAAGCTTCCCTGATATCGTTGTCTGCCACGGGAGTACACGACAGCTTAGAATGTGGAGTCCCTCCCATCAGACAGGCCATCTCCTTTGGCACTTTGAACTTCATCaactgcagaaaggcagctgcCACTGAGAAGCAGAGTGCTGGGGACGCTCTTCAGAAACACCGCAGTTTGGAGTTCAACAGCATCTCTCCTGAGCAGCTGCTTCTGAGCCTGGAACCgaagggagcaggcaggagagggctTCGTGGCAGAGCACCTCTGACACGGACTGCATCGACCCCTTTTGTGCTGGCGCAGCAGGGGGAAGGCTGGGAATGGGATGGACGGGATGCAAAGCCCGTTTTGAGTTCACAGTTGCCACATGCCTGTTACTCAAGCTTTCAGGTGAAGAAGCAGGATGGATTTTCCCCTGTTGAGCTGAAGCACTCGAGCCGAGAAGCAGACGGCCCCCCAAGCCGCAGGAACCGTGGGCAACGTCCTTACTCTTATCTCTGCTCAGCAGAAGACCCCTACTTCTCTTCAGTCTCTCCAGACGACCCCGTTTCCCCCGTGTTTGCTGAGTGCTTTGTGGAGGGGCAGGATGCACTGCTCCCTTCTTGCACTGCGAGTGCCCCACTGCAGCCTGCCGAGGCCAGCTCCCCACCACCCAGGCCTGTGTCCCACCACGCTCCCCCGCTGAACGACGAGAGGATATTCTCCCCGA CCACCCTGCCACAGCCAGATGATGACGATCCTCCACCCCTGCCCGAGCGAACCCCTGAGTCCTTTATTGTGGCCAGTGAATCTG GACAATTTCCTCTGGTCACTTCTGATTTTCACCTTCCAGCCAGAAATGCAAATATCGGAACCTCTTTGGAGTGGAGTGGTGAGTCTCACTCAGAGATGTTTAATGACTCAGCAAGACTGAGACCATGTAAG agTGTGAAGCTGCAGAGGCCACAAACAG AGACAACCCGGGATCGCTCTAACTCTCCTCCCCCGCTTCCTGAAAGAACCCCCGAGTCATTTGTTCTTGCTGATGCAGCAA GTCTGCAGCCTGCTGCAAGACATTCTACAACGAGTCCTCCAGGCATGGAGAACAATGCTTCCAAAACATCGTCAAAAGAGCCTATGAAATGCTTCAGGAGAAGCAAG agcttgaaaatactgaaaaatgtgaGAAAGA gcATCTGTAGTCCATCTTCACTGACAAAACCATCAGAATCTGCCCCGTTAAACCATTCGAGGTCGTTCCTTCACTTTG GCTTTGCAAATCGATTTTCAAAACCTAAAGGACCAAGAAATCCACCACCAGCATGGAATATTTAG
- the BCL2L15 gene encoding bcl-2-like protein 15 gives MATFEEQTACVVKALFSDLLSEDESECRSLETDSGEPMQLAGDPPTRFDPVVVASRLRQMGDQCNMDFERVSSEALAQVLKGKMEKFGAAVDSLSRSWSDQNPEMVYERVFLSVSVKLLMYVAKKVPAMVHPNQLIKVINGNFRVRNYIEACGGWENLDN, from the exons ATGGCAACCTTCGAGGAGCAGACAGCGTGCGTTGTGAAAGCCTTGTTCTCTGACCTCCTAAGCGAAGATGAGAGTGAGTGCCGGAGCCTGGAGACAGACTCGGGAG AGCCTATGCAGTTGGCAGGAGACCCTCCAACCAGGTTTGACCCGGTCGTGGTCGCCAGTCGCCTGCGGCAGATGGGGGACCAGTGCAACATGGATTTTGAAAGGGTTTCCTCAGAGGCTCTTGCTCAAGTGCTCAAGGGAAAG ATGGAGAAGTTTGGGGCTGCCGTGGACTCcctcagcaggagctggagtgACCAGAACCCCGAGATGGTCTATGAGAGAGTTTTTCTCAGTGTATCTGTGAAATTGCTAATGTATGTTGCTAAGAAAGTTCCAGCTATGGTGCATCCCAACCAACTCATAAAAGTGATTAATGGAAATTTTCGAGTGAGAAACTACATTGAGGCCTGCGGTGGATGG gagAACTTGGACAATTGA